The Methanobacterium sp. BAmetb5 genome includes a region encoding these proteins:
- a CDS encoding translation initiation factor IF-5A, whose amino-acid sequence MSTKVVEVKTLKVGKYVVLDGEASKIVNIQTSSPGKHGAAKARVDAIGVFDNQKRNLVKPVDAKIEVPIIDKRTAQVLALMGSDVQLMDLETYETFEVPIPDDLRDKLVEGAEVGYIVAMGNKKLMRIKG is encoded by the coding sequence ATGTCGACTAAGGTAGTGGAAGTTAAAACGCTTAAAGTAGGTAAATATGTGGTACTGGATGGTGAAGCATCTAAGATTGTGAATATTCAGACTTCATCCCCTGGAAAACACGGGGCAGCAAAGGCCCGAGTAGATGCCATAGGGGTTTTTGATAACCAGAAAAGAAACCTGGTAAAACCAGTGGATGCCAAGATAGAAGTCCCTATAATAGATAAAAGAACCGCCCAGGTACTGGCTTTAATGGGTAGCGATGTCCAGCTCATGGATCTGGAAACCTACGAAACCTTTGAAGTCCCTATACCCGATGACCTGCGTGACAAGCTGGTCGAAGGTGCAGAAGTAGGTTACATCGTGGCCATGGGCAACAAGAAACTCATGAGGATAAAAGGATAA
- a CDS encoding pyruvoyl-dependent arginine decarboxylase: protein MKVSITSGKSEGPTRLNAFDNALLDAGIGDVNLIPVSSILPRDTEIVELPHIEEGKMVNCVLSCIHSDQPGDLLTAVVAVATSDEFGCVVEHSGVNQDPETLKEEAEAMVKYMMQVRDLDIREIIIAQESHKVKSQGVALAAVVYLE, encoded by the coding sequence ATGAAAGTTTCAATAACATCCGGAAAATCAGAAGGACCCACCAGACTAAACGCCTTTGACAACGCACTTTTAGACGCAGGGATCGGTGACGTGAACCTCATACCAGTATCCAGTATACTACCCCGAGACACAGAGATTGTAGAACTACCCCACATTGAAGAGGGTAAAATGGTGAACTGTGTTCTGTCCTGTATTCATTCGGACCAGCCCGGTGATCTATTAACTGCAGTAGTGGCTGTGGCCACCTCCGATGAATTTGGATGCGTGGTGGAACACTCCGGGGTTAACCAGGACCCAGAAACCCTCAAGGAGGAAGCAGAAGCCATGGTAAAGTACATGATGCAGGTGAGGGATCTGGACATCAGGGAAATTATCATAGCCCAGGAAAGTCATAAAGTAAAAAGCCAGGGAGTGGCTCTGGCTGCGGTGGTATACCTGGAATAA
- a CDS encoding orotate phosphoribosyltransferase-like protein, with translation MNQKLIEKAYELRSRGFTTGEIADELNVSKDTARWLILQGTDKTKEQSQEKAPVDFAINWKSLGGSSTRMSYVSAAMADMALQHGDVEVVVGITVSGIPFATMMAEFLDADMAVFHPIKHRKEEDARGAVSSNFASVEGKRVIIVDDVITSGGTVGEAIKVFRSLGAEPLAAVVLIDKKGLQEVEKVPVESLIRVSRLG, from the coding sequence ATGAACCAGAAACTTATTGAAAAGGCCTACGAACTTAGAAGCAGAGGTTTTACCACTGGAGAGATAGCTGATGAACTCAACGTCTCTAAAGACACTGCCCGGTGGCTTATACTCCAGGGAACCGATAAAACCAAGGAGCAATCTCAGGAAAAGGCACCAGTGGATTTTGCCATAAACTGGAAAAGCCTGGGTGGTAGTTCCACCAGAATGTCCTATGTCTCCGCAGCCATGGCTGACATGGCCCTGCAGCACGGAGACGTGGAGGTAGTGGTGGGAATTACCGTAAGTGGAATCCCCTTTGCTACCATGATGGCCGAGTTTCTGGATGCAGATATGGCGGTGTTCCACCCCATTAAGCACCGTAAGGAAGAGGATGCCCGTGGTGCAGTGAGCAGTAACTTCGCCTCGGTAGAGGGAAAGCGGGTGATAATCGTGGATGATGTTATCACCAGCGGAGGAACTGTAGGTGAGGCCATAAAAGTCTTCCGTAGTCTGGGAGCAGAACCCTTAGCTGCAGTGGTACTCATAGACAAGAAAGGATTACAGGAAGTGGAAAAAGTTCCCGTAGAATCACTTATACGTGTGAGTAGACTGGGATAA
- a CDS encoding NAD(+) kinase gives MIMGLVARSDVPGAVTLALAIADFLLEKNVDIVLDTPLARELTQYQDRQCDLEDMEVDMVVAIGGDGTILRTQSFISHKKIPLIGINMGTVGFLTEIDPENAFTAIEEVLAGNYFVERRNQLRVWHNRELPPALNEVVLMTRKPAKMLHIQISVDDEIMEELRADGLIIATPSGSTAYSMSAGGPIIDPKVKAFIIVPICPFKLGARPTVVSDESIIKVKLLREGKKGVAVIDGQFEEEINYMDEIVFRKSDNCAYFVRLTKDFYRKVREKLIQGGIS, from the coding sequence TTGATCATGGGGTTGGTTGCTCGCAGTGATGTTCCCGGAGCAGTTACACTTGCTCTGGCTATTGCTGACTTTTTACTGGAAAAAAATGTGGATATTGTGTTGGACACCCCCCTGGCCCGGGAACTTACCCAGTACCAGGACCGGCAGTGTGATCTGGAGGATATGGAGGTGGATATGGTGGTGGCCATTGGAGGAGATGGAACCATCCTCCGTACTCAAAGTTTCATCAGCCACAAAAAAATTCCCTTAATAGGAATAAACATGGGAACAGTGGGGTTTTTAACAGAAATAGATCCTGAAAACGCATTTACCGCAATTGAAGAAGTTCTGGCGGGTAACTATTTTGTAGAAAGAAGAAACCAGCTCAGGGTATGGCACAACCGGGAACTACCCCCCGCCCTAAATGAAGTAGTGCTCATGACCCGCAAACCCGCTAAAATGCTCCACATCCAGATCAGCGTGGATGACGAGATAATGGAAGAACTCCGTGCGGATGGACTCATAATAGCCACACCCAGCGGGTCAACAGCATATTCCATGTCTGCGGGAGGTCCTATTATCGATCCCAAGGTCAAAGCCTTTATAATAGTCCCCATATGTCCCTTTAAACTGGGAGCGCGGCCTACAGTTGTTTCTGACGAGAGCATCATCAAGGTTAAGCTTCTCCGGGAAGGTAAAAAGGGGGTGGCAGTTATTGACGGTCAGTTTGAGGAAGAAATCAATTACATGGATGAAATTGTCTTCCGCAAATCAGATAACTGTGCCTATTTTGTGCGCCTAACCAAAGACTTCTACCGTAAAGTTCGGGAAAAGTTAATCCAGGGCGGAATCAGTTAG
- the hemC gene encoding hydroxymethylbilane synthase: MQVGTRGSDLAMVQTKSIITSLSKLTDEKIDVNVVKTTGDKIKDSQLYDIDAKGIFTKELDRAVLEEEVDFAVHSLKDLPSELDDELEIVAVPPRESPHDVLISPYQWDALPEGATLGTSSIRREAFCRYHHKDVDIKPIRGNIDTRIKKITSGEYQATLLAEAGLNRLGLTEHLRERFSLDYMTPAAGQGALAVIARKDSSKKNILKALNHKDSYQEIMAEKKVLEVLGVGCQWPLGVCARVQKDELKLQAILLTPEGELLSKHSMSGPVNQAEAIGLEIAKRMGEDCQ, encoded by the coding sequence TTGCAGGTAGGTACAAGGGGAAGCGATCTGGCTATGGTTCAAACCAAAAGTATAATCACCTCTTTATCAAAACTAACAGATGAGAAAATAGATGTAAATGTTGTAAAAACCACTGGAGACAAAATTAAAGACTCTCAGCTTTATGATATAGATGCTAAGGGAATATTCACCAAGGAATTGGACCGAGCAGTGCTAGAAGAGGAGGTCGATTTTGCAGTTCACAGTTTAAAGGATCTTCCCAGTGAACTGGATGATGAACTGGAAATTGTGGCCGTGCCTCCACGGGAATCACCCCATGATGTGCTGATATCCCCTTACCAATGGGATGCTCTGCCAGAAGGAGCAACTCTGGGCACCAGTAGTATTCGGAGAGAAGCTTTCTGCAGGTACCACCACAAAGATGTGGATATAAAGCCCATCAGGGGTAACATCGATACCCGGATTAAAAAAATAACCAGTGGGGAATATCAGGCCACATTACTGGCAGAAGCAGGTCTCAACAGACTGGGACTTACCGAACACCTTAGGGAACGATTTTCCCTGGATTACATGACTCCAGCTGCGGGTCAGGGAGCACTGGCGGTTATCGCCAGGAAGGACAGCAGTAAAAAGAATATTTTAAAGGCTTTGAATCATAAAGATTCTTATCAGGAAATTATGGCAGAAAAAAAGGTTTTAGAAGTACTGGGTGTAGGCTGTCAATGGCCGTTGGGGGTTTGTGCCCGGGTACAGAAAGATGAATTGAAACTTCAGGCTATTTTACTTACCCCCGAGGGTGAGTTATTATCAAAACATAGTATGAGTGGTCCGGTAAACCAGGCGGAAGCTATTGGTCTTGAAATTGCCAAACGCATGGGGGAGGATTGTCAGTGA
- a CDS encoding Gfo/Idh/MocA family protein: MNKVNVGVVGVGAMGHNHVRVYTRLKNANLLAVSDLMKGTLAEVSKKYNTVGFVDYDNVLKMPEIDAVSVCVPTTYHYEVVMSAIEQGKHVLVEKPIAFTLKEAKDMVKAARKQGVKLATGHVERFNPAVLEAKKLLRDKLIGEVVSVSAKRVGPFPPRIKDVGVTIDLAIHEVDVMAYLMDSPVSKVYAHVGSRLEKCEYEDHAEIMMEFYNNAIGMLEVNWLTPYKKRQLEVTGTDGIISLDYIDQTVEIFGKNARNVRVPHHEPLMEELDSFLNAIMLDEKPKITGEDGIHALKTVLASMKSAKEKTPIKIDIE; encoded by the coding sequence GTGAATAAGGTAAACGTGGGTGTAGTTGGTGTAGGGGCCATGGGCCACAACCATGTACGAGTGTACACCCGACTTAAAAATGCTAACCTCCTGGCAGTATCTGATCTCATGAAGGGCACCCTGGCTGAGGTCTCCAAGAAATACAACACTGTTGGATTTGTGGATTACGATAACGTACTTAAAATGCCAGAAATAGATGCAGTAAGTGTCTGTGTCCCCACCACCTACCACTACGAGGTGGTGATGAGTGCCATAGAACAGGGAAAACATGTTCTGGTAGAAAAACCCATAGCCTTCACCCTGAAGGAAGCCAAGGACATGGTCAAGGCTGCCCGGAAACAGGGAGTTAAACTGGCCACCGGCCATGTGGAAAGGTTCAACCCTGCTGTTCTGGAGGCTAAAAAACTTTTAAGGGATAAACTCATTGGAGAAGTGGTTTCAGTTTCAGCCAAACGAGTAGGACCATTCCCTCCCCGAATAAAGGATGTCGGTGTTACCATAGATCTGGCTATCCACGAAGTGGATGTGATGGCCTACCTCATGGACAGCCCAGTATCCAAGGTCTACGCCCACGTGGGTAGCAGACTGGAAAAATGTGAATACGAAGACCATGCCGAGATCATGATGGAATTCTACAACAACGCCATAGGTATGCTGGAAGTTAACTGGCTCACACCCTACAAAAAACGGCAACTGGAAGTCACCGGAACCGATGGAATCATCTCCCTGGACTACATAGACCAGACCGTGGAGATCTTCGGTAAAAACGCCCGAAACGTCAGGGTACCCCACCATGAACCCCTAATGGAAGAACTGGATTCCTTTTTAAACGCCATTATGCTGGATGAAAAACCAAAAATAACCGGGGAAGATGGAATACATGCCCTCAAAACAGTTCTAGCATCTATGAAGTCTGCCAAGGAGAAAACTCCCATAAAAATTGACATAGAATGA
- a CDS encoding bifunctional fructose-bisphosphatase/inositol-phosphate phosphatase has product MKREDQEFWDRVCQDLIEESQRAISPLIGSPEGGEIVKMGADGTPTTHIDLVAENKVMEVLNRVDRPLTLISEEIGEVNIGEGSPEAILVVDPLDGTSNAVKQIPAYGISVAVAPITPGSNGSLTIEDIQMGVVKNYATDDIYKASKGEGAFLNGEKVSPSAKQDLSSISMGAYVYRMDMSKIEVLCKSVRRMRILGAVAIEISYVANGTYEAFVDVRDNLRVVDVAAAKLIVEESGGVVTDSHGNTLNGKLNVLEKTSLIAACNTEIHDEIMKIWEGI; this is encoded by the coding sequence ATGAAGAGAGAAGATCAGGAATTTTGGGATAGAGTATGCCAGGATTTAATTGAGGAATCTCAAAGGGCCATATCCCCTCTTATAGGATCCCCTGAGGGTGGGGAAATAGTGAAAATGGGGGCGGATGGAACACCTACCACTCACATTGATCTGGTGGCGGAGAACAAGGTAATGGAAGTTTTAAATAGAGTAGATAGGCCATTAACACTCATAAGCGAAGAAATTGGGGAAGTGAACATTGGTGAAGGGTCCCCTGAGGCCATACTGGTAGTAGACCCCCTGGATGGGACCAGTAACGCGGTGAAACAGATACCTGCCTACGGAATTTCCGTGGCCGTGGCACCTATAACTCCTGGAAGTAATGGTTCACTGACCATTGAAGACATCCAGATGGGAGTGGTTAAAAATTACGCTACAGATGATATCTACAAGGCCTCCAAGGGTGAAGGTGCCTTTTTAAATGGTGAAAAGGTGAGTCCCTCTGCTAAACAGGATTTATCCAGCATATCCATGGGTGCATATGTTTACAGAATGGACATGTCCAAGATCGAGGTGCTATGTAAAAGTGTCCGAAGAATGAGAATCCTGGGGGCCGTGGCCATAGAAATCTCCTACGTGGCCAATGGAACCTATGAAGCCTTTGTGGATGTTAGGGATAACCTCCGGGTGGTGGATGTTGCTGCCGCCAAGCTCATAGTAGAAGAAAGTGGCGGGGTGGTGACAGACTCCCATGGGAACACCCTTAACGGTAAATTAAACGTACTGGAGAAAACTTCCCTAATAGCTGCCTGTAATACGGAGATTCATGATGAAATAATGAAAATATGGGAGGGGATTTAA
- the speB gene encoding agmatinase: MYLYTENPLKFAFSREEDDYSSSLTDKPLFGILGVPFDSTTTYQPGARYGPLFVREASYNFEGYNLFLDKGLPKGVQDIGNLESVPGNFQKTCSNLESVISSLLEDGITPITIGGEHSISYGVLKAYDDLQDVTILHFDAHMDLRDDYMGEKFSHATVMHRIQDLKPRHIIQMGIRSASPEERQFAQDKEIDYYTPRDIKENREKMEKIISQIEGPIYVTVDIDVLDPAYAPSVGTPAPGGLKPSDLERLIFSLEGKEVVGLDMVEVSANSVGDSTSINAAKTILDFLFLQ, encoded by the coding sequence ATGTATCTGTACACAGAAAATCCTCTTAAATTTGCTTTTTCACGTGAAGAGGATGATTACTCCTCTTCTTTAACTGATAAACCCCTTTTTGGCATACTGGGAGTGCCCTTTGATAGCACTACCACCTACCAGCCAGGGGCACGTTACGGGCCTCTTTTTGTAAGGGAAGCTTCCTACAACTTTGAAGGATACAATCTATTTTTGGATAAAGGTCTACCGAAAGGTGTGCAGGACATTGGAAACCTGGAGTCTGTTCCTGGAAACTTCCAGAAAACCTGTTCAAACCTAGAATCAGTAATATCATCCCTTTTAGAGGATGGAATTACCCCTATAACCATCGGTGGGGAACACAGCATAAGTTATGGAGTTTTAAAGGCTTATGATGACCTGCAGGATGTTACCATCCTCCATTTCGATGCCCACATGGATCTGAGGGATGATTATATGGGAGAAAAGTTTTCCCACGCCACAGTTATGCACCGGATACAGGATCTGAAACCCCGACACATAATCCAGATGGGAATACGTTCTGCCTCCCCTGAAGAGAGGCAATTTGCCCAGGATAAGGAGATAGATTATTACACACCCCGGGATATAAAAGAAAACCGGGAAAAGATGGAAAAAATCATCAGCCAGATAGAAGGTCCTATCTACGTTACGGTGGATATAGATGTTCTGGACCCGGCTTATGCCCCCAGTGTGGGAACCCCTGCACCGGGTGGACTGAAGCCCAGTGATCTGGAGAGGCTCATCTTCTCCCTGGAGGGAAAGGAAGTTGTGGGGCTGGATATGGTCGAGGTTTCCGCAAACTCCGTTGGAGATAGCACCTCAATCAATGCCGCTAAAACAATTTTAGATTTCTTATTCCTGCAATAA
- the cfbE gene encoding coenzyme F430 synthase, with protein MKVLIVDMTHGGITLALEFSKKENCEVLAWDIYHTLQEEDRSSLENNHIQLVDDSFYANSGQDNSELMVIAPVHCNLPIQPHITHHQAVKYILGDEIKVPVIEITGVKGKTSTAAMLKEIYRDKNPLLLSSLGVEVLFEGEETTLQKNISITPASIITAWRLAHEFYKDMASQPDSCIFESSLGGTGLADVGIITNIVEDYTIAQGTSSASEAKQQMFASKLVICDQDSYHKIYSLDPATREKTNTYSIRENDKSQVNVWAHNIHYHLHKTTFQVEVVDLKTTDGKVLNTSFAVSTFAPAQYHLENTLSAICASLAMGTPPKTIIQGLENFKGLPGRTSLLKMGETVVVEEINPGINVTAVKRAANMIKAYNKPAIVLGGSYGVTCEEIDENSLVEFLDSLDEEIPLVLTGDMGYNLNKQINRGSIYQNNIDLAVEEAKNLGGRIILLIYRSNFSELGRR; from the coding sequence ATGAAAGTACTTATAGTGGATATGACCCACGGTGGAATCACTCTGGCCCTTGAATTTTCTAAAAAGGAAAACTGTGAGGTTTTGGCCTGGGACATATACCATACCCTGCAGGAAGAGGATAGATCATCCCTGGAAAATAACCACATTCAACTGGTGGATGATTCCTTTTATGCAAATTCTGGGCAGGATAATTCTGAACTAATGGTAATAGCTCCAGTGCACTGTAATTTACCTATCCAACCCCACATTACCCATCATCAGGCGGTGAAATACATTCTAGGGGATGAAATAAAGGTACCGGTAATTGAAATCACCGGAGTGAAGGGTAAAACCAGTACCGCGGCTATGCTCAAAGAAATATATCGTGATAAAAATCCCCTGTTATTAAGCAGCCTGGGTGTTGAAGTTCTCTTTGAGGGGGAAGAAACTACCCTTCAAAAGAATATCAGCATAACTCCGGCCAGTATTATAACTGCCTGGAGACTTGCCCATGAATTTTATAAAGATATGGCCAGCCAACCGGATAGTTGTATATTTGAAAGTTCATTGGGGGGAACAGGGCTGGCAGATGTGGGAATCATTACCAATATAGTGGAGGATTACACCATTGCCCAGGGAACCAGCAGTGCCAGTGAAGCCAAGCAGCAGATGTTTGCCAGTAAGTTAGTAATCTGTGATCAGGATTCATATCATAAAATTTACTCCTTGGATCCAGCTACCCGGGAAAAAACCAATACTTATTCAATCCGGGAAAATGATAAGAGCCAGGTGAATGTTTGGGCCCACAATATCCATTACCACCTTCATAAAACCACATTCCAAGTGGAAGTGGTTGATCTTAAAACAACCGATGGAAAAGTTTTAAACACCTCATTTGCAGTATCCACCTTTGCTCCAGCTCAATATCATCTTGAAAACACTCTTTCGGCCATATGTGCTTCTTTAGCCATGGGAACTCCTCCAAAAACCATAATTCAAGGTCTGGAAAACTTTAAAGGCTTACCTGGCCGGACTTCACTCCTAAAAATGGGCGAAACAGTGGTTGTTGAGGAAATAAATCCAGGTATAAATGTTACTGCCGTAAAAAGAGCAGCTAATATGATAAAAGCCTATAATAAACCAGCAATAGTGCTTGGTGGAAGTTATGGAGTCACCTGTGAAGAGATTGATGAAAATTCCCTGGTGGAGTTCTTGGATAGCCTGGATGAGGAGATCCCCCTGGTATTAACAGGAGATATGGGGTATAATTTAAATAAACAGATTAATAGAGGCTCAATTTATCAAAATAATATAGACTTAGCAGTAGAGGAAGCTAAAAATCTTGGGGGCAGAATTATATTGCTCATTTATCGTTCAAATTTCTCAGAATTGGGCAGAAGATAA
- the prf1 gene encoding peptide chain release factor aRF-1, whose translation MSEPSSTELYEVKRTLKELSDKKGRGTELVSVYIPPDKQISDVVKHMREELSQSANIKSKQTKKNVQSAIEVIMQRMKLFPKPPERGLVLFVGMIPRGGPGTEKMETYVFEPPEPVQTYIYHCNSQFFLEPLEEILEDKEIYGLAVIDRKEATIAVMKGKRIDIVKNLTSGVPGKHKAGGQSQRRFDRLIELAAHEFLKRIGEHMNEAFLNLEGIKGVIIGGPGHTKEDFVNGDYLHHEIKQMIITTVDTSYTGEFGIREVIDKSMDILTEIDIMREKKLVQRFLTELVDENGLASYGEAEVRQNLINGAVEVLLLSEDIKSKRYTYQCTSCGNQEQKTIKNEKDAQDQPCKNCGDTMKPISSEDVIGDFVKMAEEVGSEVEIISTETEEGMQLLRAFGGIAAILRYRI comes from the coding sequence ATGTCCGAACCATCATCAACCGAACTTTATGAGGTTAAACGCACACTGAAAGAACTCTCCGATAAAAAAGGTCGGGGTACTGAGCTGGTGTCGGTTTACATACCACCGGATAAGCAGATTAGTGATGTGGTCAAGCACATGCGTGAAGAGCTCAGCCAAAGTGCCAATATTAAAAGTAAACAGACAAAAAAGAATGTTCAGTCTGCCATTGAAGTTATAATGCAGCGTATGAAGCTCTTCCCCAAGCCACCAGAAAGGGGTCTGGTGTTATTTGTGGGCATGATCCCCCGGGGAGGGCCCGGAACTGAGAAGATGGAGACCTACGTTTTCGAACCACCAGAACCCGTGCAGACTTACATCTACCACTGTAACTCCCAGTTCTTCCTGGAACCCCTGGAGGAGATCCTGGAAGATAAGGAGATCTATGGACTGGCAGTTATCGACCGGAAGGAAGCCACCATAGCCGTGATGAAGGGAAAACGAATAGACATTGTCAAGAATTTGACCAGTGGTGTTCCCGGGAAGCATAAAGCAGGTGGACAATCCCAGAGACGTTTTGATCGATTGATTGAACTGGCCGCCCACGAATTCCTGAAAAGGATCGGGGAACATATGAATGAAGCCTTCTTAAATCTTGAAGGTATCAAAGGAGTAATTATCGGAGGGCCAGGGCATACTAAGGAGGATTTTGTCAACGGGGATTACCTGCACCACGAGATCAAACAGATGATCATCACCACCGTGGACACCTCCTACACCGGTGAGTTTGGTATCCGGGAGGTTATTGACAAATCCATGGATATACTCACTGAAATCGACATCATGCGGGAGAAAAAGCTGGTTCAACGCTTTTTAACCGAACTGGTGGATGAAAATGGCCTGGCATCATACGGTGAAGCCGAAGTAAGGCAGAACCTGATTAACGGTGCAGTAGAAGTCCTGTTACTCTCCGAGGATATAAAATCTAAAAGATACACCTACCAGTGCACTTCCTGTGGAAACCAGGAACAAAAAACCATTAAAAACGAGAAAGACGCCCAAGACCAGCCCTGTAAGAATTGTGGGGACACCATGAAACCCATTTCTTCAGAGGATGTAATTGGAGACTTTGTTAAAATGGCAGAGGAAGTGGGCTCCGAAGTGGAGATCATATCCACGGAAACTGAGGAGGGAATGCAACTTCTCCGCGCCTTTGGAGGTATTGCCGCCATATTAAGGTACAGAATATAA